From the genome of Dehalobacter sp. 12DCB1, one region includes:
- a CDS encoding DUF1048 domain-containing protein, giving the protein MRIQNIIEGKKEWRAHVARVKELPQDYQIVYKEIQKYFFKVGPVELTEGTSLLSGIVDLFEEGAALGKGVLEVTGSDVAAFCDDLIKDSKTYADIYQESVNQEVNKAMKKVTDKKGGYRDRKSN; this is encoded by the coding sequence ATGAGAATACAAAATATCATCGAAGGCAAAAAAGAGTGGCGAGCGCACGTGGCGCGTGTCAAAGAACTCCCGCAAGATTATCAGATTGTTTATAAAGAGATCCAAAAATATTTCTTTAAGGTCGGCCCTGTTGAGCTAACCGAAGGAACGAGTCTGCTCTCGGGGATTGTTGATCTTTTTGAAGAGGGCGCAGCCTTGGGAAAAGGCGTGCTCGAAGTGACGGGCAGTGACGTAGCGGCTTTCTGTGATGATCTAATCAAAGATTCAAAAACTTACGCTGACATCTATCAAGAATCTGTTAACCAAGAAGTTAACAAGGCTATGAAAAAGGTTACGGATAAAAAAGGGGGATATCGGGATAGAAAAAGCAATTGA
- a CDS encoding DUF1048 domain-containing protein — protein MNFWEKITGSDMTKEMKIFELRAEKLPDDYQAAWKKIKPNLWPHSDFTGRNLMPILDGVLGLLEETAADGQSVQEVLGDDIKGFCSALAGEEGAKSYRDKWRKQLNNNIAKKLVK, from the coding sequence ATGAATTTTTGGGAAAAGATCACAGGCAGCGACATGACTAAAGAAATGAAAATTTTTGAATTGCGAGCCGAAAAGCTGCCTGATGATTATCAAGCGGCATGGAAAAAAATCAAGCCCAATCTTTGGCCGCACTCAGATTTCACCGGTCGCAACCTCATGCCAATTCTTGACGGTGTGCTTGGCCTGCTTGAAGAAACAGCGGCGGACGGTCAGAGTGTCCAAGAGGTTTTGGGTGACGATATCAAAGGATTCTGTTCAGCGCTGGCCGGCGAAGAAGGGGCAAAGTCTTATCGTGACAAGTGGCGCAAGCAACTCAACAACAATATCGCTAAAAAATTAGTTAAATAG
- a CDS encoding PadR family transcriptional regulator, whose translation MIFLENLTEMLKGVLEGCVLEIISRGETYGYEITRRLNALGFSDVVDGTVYTILVRLEKKRLVGITKKPSDMGPPRKFFALNDAGREELQKFWEKWEFVSSKINELKERK comes from the coding sequence GTGATTTTTCTGGAAAACCTAACGGAAATGCTCAAAGGGGTGCTTGAAGGCTGCGTCCTTGAAATCATCAGCAGAGGGGAAACCTACGGATACGAAATTACGCGGCGGCTGAACGCTCTCGGATTTTCGGACGTCGTGGATGGAACAGTATATACCATCTTGGTGCGGCTTGAGAAAAAAAGGTTGGTGGGAATTACCAAAAAACCATCCGACATGGGGCCTCCGCGAAAGTTTTTTGCGCTCAACGATGCGGGACGTGAGGAACTGCAAAAGTTCTGGGAAAAGTGGGAGTTCGTATCATCAAAAATTAACGAGTTAAAGGAGAGGAAATAA
- a CDS encoding putative immunity protein yields MPKLRKMLSNWEAPYIQSLMKLIETQSKATLATWALDYSERVIVPLWSKNYPDDFRPQNALNAARKWLSGSIKLPQAKSAILECHAAAREADGNPVAQAAARTIGQCASTIHSARHCIGLAFYGAIAVAYDQLGTIVPWGQIEQCAAEECERMEAALRAVAVENEPNPAKIDWKCD; encoded by the coding sequence ATGCCAAAATTACGAAAAATGCTAAGCAACTGGGAGGCACCATATATTCAGTCGCTTATGAAATTAATTGAAACCCAGAGCAAGGCAACCCTTGCGACTTGGGCGCTTGATTATTCCGAGCGTGTTATAGTGCCGCTGTGGAGCAAGAACTATCCGGATGACTTTCGTCCGCAAAATGCTTTAAATGCTGCCCGCAAGTGGCTGTCAGGTAGCATCAAACTGCCCCAGGCGAAATCGGCAATCCTTGAGTGTCATGCAGCTGCTCGTGAAGCAGACGGAAATCCTGTTGCACAGGCAGCGGCGAGGACAATAGGCCAATGCGCATCGACCATTCATTCAGCACGGCATTGTATCGGGCTTGCTTTTTATGGAGCGATAGCGGTCGCTTATGATCAGCTTGGGACAATTGTGCCGTGGGGACAAATCGAGCAATGTGCTGCTGAAGAGTGCGAACGTATGGAAGCTGCCCTGCGTGCCGTTGCCGTGGAGAACGAGCCAAACCCGGCAAAGATCGATTGGAAATGCGATTAA
- a CDS encoding class I SAM-dependent methyltransferase, translating into MEKKVFLFNKIAAIYGLFFNWQVRNYRHVLNNIKEELDFSTYQSIIDIGCGTGALCKVLLEYGVEVTGLDPAEAMLAIAAKKTGITKPFGPSIRFIHGDVLKGLPFRDQSFDLAITSYVAHGLMLKERITLYNEMKRIAKYTAILFDYNEHRSLITDIAEWLEGGDYFSFIKNIKDELMNQFGNLKVINTGKRSAMYICKIE; encoded by the coding sequence ATGGAAAAAAAAGTATTCTTATTTAATAAAATTGCTGCTATTTATGGCCTTTTTTTTAATTGGCAAGTGAGGAACTACCGTCATGTTTTGAATAATATCAAAGAAGAGTTGGATTTTTCCACCTACCAAAGCATCATTGACATAGGATGCGGAACAGGAGCACTATGCAAGGTGCTCCTGGAATATGGTGTGGAGGTGACTGGGCTCGATCCCGCCGAAGCCATGCTCGCCATTGCTGCTAAAAAGACCGGGATAACAAAACCGTTTGGACCGAGTATTCGGTTTATTCATGGCGACGTGCTTAAGGGGTTGCCTTTTAGAGATCAAAGTTTTGATCTGGCCATCACATCTTACGTGGCTCACGGGCTTATGCTAAAGGAGAGGATAACCCTCTATAATGAGATGAAAAGAATTGCCAAGTATACCGCTATTTTGTTTGACTATAACGAACACCGTTCATTGATTACCGACATTGCGGAATGGCTGGAAGGGGGAGACTATTTCAGCTTCATCAAGAACATAAAAGATGAATTGATGAATCAGTTTGGCAATCTTAAAGTCATAAATACTGGCAAGCGTTCTGCAATGTATATTTGTAAAATTGAATAA
- a CDS encoding integrase core domain-containing protein — protein sequence MCKIESENEQGTTIALIKRIHWENPLISPEKIHERLVNLGISDAPVPNTIAKYIGKSPKTSSGKQIQSWKTSLNNHKKGIWAIDFFVVPTLYFKVLYVLIIISHDRRKIKHSAVTSNPSSAWVAQQIREATPYGATPEYLIHDNDTIFTFAYFQQFLNNTNIKSKKTGYHCPWQNGICERVGGILRRELLDHIIPFNERHLEYLLSEYINRYYNPSRTHQGIECQTPIPSIEWPVSTVADTILVSDPVLGGLYHNYKKRAA from the coding sequence ATGTGTAAGATTGAGTCTGAAAACGAACAAGGCACTACCATAGCCCTGATCAAAAGAATTCATTGGGAAAACCCTCTGATTTCTCCTGAGAAAATTCATGAGCGGCTGGTTAACCTTGGTATTTCTGATGCTCCCGTGCCCAACACCATTGCGAAATATATTGGCAAATCACCAAAGACCTCAAGCGGAAAACAGATTCAGTCGTGGAAAACCTCTCTTAACAACCATAAAAAGGGCATCTGGGCTATAGATTTCTTTGTTGTCCCGACTTTGTATTTCAAGGTACTGTATGTACTCATTATCATAAGTCATGACCGCAGGAAGATCAAACATTCTGCCGTCACTTCCAATCCATCCTCTGCATGGGTAGCACAGCAGATCAGGGAGGCAACGCCCTATGGCGCAACACCGGAATATTTGATTCATGACAACGATACCATTTTTACCTTTGCTTACTTCCAGCAATTCCTCAATAACACAAATATTAAATCCAAAAAGACTGGCTATCACTGCCCCTGGCAAAATGGTATTTGCGAAAGAGTCGGTGGTATCCTCCGTCGGGAATTGCTTGATCATATTATTCCGTTTAATGAAAGGCATCTTGAATATTTGCTTAGTGAATATATTAATAGATATTACAATCCTTCAAGGACGCATCAGGGTATTGAATGCCAGACACCTATTCCGTCAATTGAATGGCCTGTTTCCACTGTAGCTGATACGATTTTGGTTTCTGATCCTGTTCTTGGAGGATTATATCACAATTACAAGAAACGGGCAGCTTGA
- a CDS encoding AraC family transcriptional regulator: MQVIGASKESPSIGLHIEFTTSEIASVVMDAHIKLNINSKELYLGAFAGKTDEELLDLFIRLLKLCDRPKDNYFLAELIKREMIYRLLTGEYGYLFFQQVLVEQQVDGIGKAIDWIKKNYNCTFTVEELAKLNNMSVSSLHHKFKAVTTMGPLQYQKELRLREARRLMLRDSLDITAAAMEVGYVSSSQFTREYKRLFGKPPLKDISALRKSFRAGVFESSI; this comes from the coding sequence ATCCAAGTCATAGGAGCCTCAAAAGAATCGCCGTCTATTGGCTTACACATTGAATTTACTACAAGTGAAATTGCTTCTGTAGTGATGGATGCACATATTAAACTTAATATAAATAGTAAAGAACTTTATTTAGGAGCATTCGCAGGAAAAACAGATGAAGAACTGCTGGATTTATTTATAAGACTTTTGAAGCTCTGTGACAGACCTAAAGATAATTACTTTTTGGCGGAGCTTATTAAGCGAGAAATGATATATCGTCTATTGACTGGAGAGTATGGATACTTATTTTTTCAGCAGGTGCTTGTTGAACAGCAGGTGGATGGAATAGGTAAGGCTATAGATTGGATCAAGAAAAATTATAACTGCACTTTTACTGTGGAAGAGCTGGCAAAATTAAATAATATGAGTGTCTCAAGCCTTCACCATAAGTTCAAGGCTGTAACTACCATGGGACCATTACAATATCAGAAAGAGCTTCGTCTTCGAGAGGCAAGACGCCTAATGCTGAGAGATTCTTTGGATATTACTGCTGCTGCCATGGAAGTTGGTTATGTAAGCTCATCCCAATTTACTAGAGAATATAAGCGACTTTTTGGAAAGCCACCACTTAAAGATATAAGTGCTTTGCGAAAAAGTTTTAGAGCAGGTGTATTCGAAAGCAGCATATAA
- a CDS encoding SDR family oxidoreductase, which translates to MKQRTWFITGINSGFGRHMTEQLLERGDKVAGTVRDMNSVDDLKAKYGELLWVSHLDVTDIPEIYEVINKAFQQLGTIDIIVSNAGYGLFGAAEEFTNDQIIHQINTNLVGPIQLIRAALPHLRSQNSGRIIQLSSVAGQVASPGGSLYHATKWGIEGFIEALMQELAPFNISLTLVEPGGARTNFLKGSLKLADKLDAYETSPASFIRRVVENNAAAPLGDPLKMVKIMIDSVDRNPAPKRIVLGSESYYAIHQALSSRIEELESQKEQALSTDFPSTK; encoded by the coding sequence ATGAAACAAAGAACTTGGTTTATAACAGGTATTAACAGCGGTTTCGGACGGCATATGACTGAACAACTCCTTGAGAGGGGCGATAAAGTTGCTGGTACTGTCCGCGATATGAATTCGGTGGATGATCTTAAGGCTAAATACGGAGAGCTTTTATGGGTGTCGCATTTAGATGTAACTGACATACCGGAAATTTATGAGGTTATCAACAAAGCTTTTCAGCAGCTTGGAACAATTGATATCATTGTCAGCAATGCTGGTTATGGTCTTTTTGGTGCAGCTGAAGAGTTTACCAATGATCAAATTATCCATCAGATCAATACAAACCTCGTCGGTCCTATTCAGTTAATACGAGCCGCTTTACCCCACTTGCGCTCTCAGAACAGCGGACGAATTATTCAACTATCTAGCGTAGCCGGACAAGTCGCCTCACCCGGAGGTTCCTTATATCATGCAACCAAATGGGGTATTGAAGGATTTATTGAAGCATTAATGCAAGAATTAGCTCCCTTCAACATCAGTCTTACACTTGTGGAGCCAGGTGGGGCTCGAACTAATTTTTTGAAGGGCAGCTTAAAATTAGCTGACAAGCTAGATGCTTATGAGACTTCCCCGGCATCATTTATAAGGCGCGTTGTTGAAAATAATGCGGCTGCACCTTTAGGAGATCCTTTGAAAATGGTAAAAATAATGATTGACAGCGTTGACCGGAATCCAGCACCGAAGAGAATTGTTCTCGGCAGCGAGTCATATTATGCAATTCATCAGGCACTCTCCAGTCGTATCGAGGAACTAGAGTCACAGAAAGAGCAGGCTCTTTCCACTGATTTTCCTTCTACTAAATAA
- a CDS encoding S8 family peptidase produces MNNVLELKGKRFVQASKGGGGGGAAMNSKKAVTSEQLNKLQSKISRIEEFWKQEKKPFEGILISVHYNKIVAKSNRISGLFRGNDSNYAIVGAKFNEEKSKHIITYFLNVIDLEQSIDLLSKTRHVLNTKFQGSIDKRTFDNEKIFGNEKKKIAGTIQFEHLPINKSVFKQVIADVSYIDDFEVEMATPQLNQSIITLYDTGTDTKKLFEAIGIDILASKILDNQTVFLDENQLKLLFEKVPYLVSMATEDLAELSPEDFIEEYKQGMLYIPSPTIEPTIGVIDTLFDKHVYFSEWVEYRDMVDDSIPKSTGDYRHGTAVSSLIVDGARLNPWLDDGCGRFRVRHFGVAVGSKFSSFTIIKQIKEIIANNKDIKVWNISLGSNQEVNDNFISAEAAILDQIQYENDVIFVVAGTNKPNINIVKIGSPADSINSMVVNAVTKKGLSTKYARKGLALSFFAKPDVSYYGGSEEQYIKVCEPLGAANVAGTSFAAPWIARKLSYLIDILGLNREIAKAMLIDAARDWNENPTPEEVALYGHGVVPIKIGDIVQTKDNEIKFLVSDVSEKWNTYNYHFPIPLKDDKYPYIARATMCYFPICDRTQGVDYTNTELNLHFGRIKNDGKINEINNDKQNQDEALSTEKNYLLEGEARDRFRKWDNVKYVVEKPKDRMSPKKSYTNKNWGMEIKTNNRLDPKDGRGIRFGVIVTLKEINGINRIDEFIKNCTLNGWLVNKLDIQTRIDINEKVNEDIEFENN; encoded by the coding sequence ATGAATAATGTATTAGAATTGAAAGGTAAGCGGTTTGTTCAAGCGTCAAAAGGTGGTGGTGGCGGTGGTGCTGCCATGAATAGTAAAAAAGCAGTAACAAGCGAGCAATTAAATAAATTGCAATCTAAAATAAGTCGGATTGAAGAGTTTTGGAAGCAAGAAAAAAAGCCTTTTGAAGGCATATTAATTAGCGTCCATTATAATAAAATAGTTGCAAAAAGCAATCGGATTTCTGGGCTGTTTAGAGGGAATGATTCTAATTACGCTATTGTTGGTGCCAAATTCAATGAAGAAAAGAGCAAGCATATTATTACTTATTTTTTAAATGTTATAGATTTAGAGCAAAGCATTGACTTGCTTTCGAAAACAAGGCATGTGTTGAATACTAAATTTCAAGGAAGTATTGATAAACGCACTTTTGATAATGAGAAGATTTTTGGCAATGAGAAAAAGAAAATTGCAGGAACTATTCAGTTTGAACATCTCCCCATAAATAAATCTGTATTTAAACAAGTAATAGCAGATGTCTCATATATAGATGATTTTGAAGTAGAGATGGCAACACCTCAACTAAATCAAAGCATCATTACTCTATATGATACTGGCACAGATACAAAAAAATTATTTGAAGCTATAGGAATTGATATTTTAGCGAGTAAAATATTAGATAACCAGACAGTATTTTTAGACGAAAATCAGTTAAAACTTTTATTTGAAAAAGTTCCTTATCTTGTTTCAATGGCAACCGAGGACTTAGCAGAATTATCTCCGGAAGATTTTATTGAGGAATATAAGCAAGGCATGTTGTACATACCCTCTCCGACTATTGAACCTACTATTGGTGTTATCGATACCTTATTTGATAAACACGTTTATTTTAGTGAATGGGTTGAATATCGTGATATGGTTGATGATAGTATTCCAAAAAGTACAGGTGACTATCGCCATGGTACGGCTGTGTCTTCCCTTATAGTAGATGGTGCAAGGCTAAACCCATGGTTGGATGATGGTTGTGGCAGATTTAGAGTGCGACACTTTGGTGTTGCAGTTGGCTCGAAATTCTCCTCTTTTACAATTATAAAACAAATAAAAGAAATTATTGCTAATAATAAAGATATAAAGGTATGGAATATCTCACTTGGGAGCAATCAAGAAGTTAATGATAATTTTATTTCTGCAGAAGCTGCGATATTAGATCAGATTCAGTATGAAAATGATGTTATTTTTGTTGTGGCAGGAACAAATAAACCTAATATTAATATTGTGAAAATAGGATCGCCTGCTGATTCAATAAACAGTATGGTGGTTAATGCAGTGACTAAAAAAGGTTTATCAACAAAGTATGCTAGAAAAGGATTGGCATTATCGTTTTTTGCAAAACCAGATGTCAGTTATTATGGTGGAAGTGAGGAGCAATATATTAAGGTTTGTGAACCATTAGGGGCTGCAAATGTTGCAGGAACTTCATTTGCGGCTCCTTGGATTGCTCGAAAACTATCCTATTTAATTGATATTTTAGGTTTAAACAGAGAGATTGCTAAAGCAATGCTTATTGATGCAGCAAGGGATTGGAATGAAAATCCAACTCCGGAAGAGGTTGCACTTTATGGACACGGCGTTGTACCTATTAAGATAGGAGATATCGTTCAAACGAAAGATAATGAGATTAAGTTTTTGGTGTCAGATGTAAGTGAAAAGTGGAATACTTATAATTATCATTTTCCGATTCCCCTAAAAGATGATAAATATCCTTATATCGCCAGAGCGACTATGTGTTATTTCCCGATATGTGATAGAACACAAGGTGTTGATTATACTAATACTGAACTTAACCTTCATTTTGGTAGAATTAAAAATGATGGAAAAATAAATGAAATCAACAACGATAAGCAGAATCAAGATGAAGCATTAAGTACTGAAAAAAATTATCTTCTTGAAGGTGAAGCGAGGGACCGATTTAGAAAATGGGACAACGTGAAATATGTTGTGGAAAAACCGAAAGATAGAATGAGCCCAAAGAAATCATACACCAATAAGAACTGGGGAATGGAAATTAAAACAAACAATAGATTAGATCCTAAGGATGGGAGAGGTATTCGTTTTGGTGTTATAGTTACCTTAAAAGAAATCAACGGTATTAATAGGATTGATGAATTCATTAAAAATTGTACTTTAAATGGTTGGCTGGTTAATAAGCTTGATATTCAAACAAGAATTGATATTAACGAAAAAGTAAACGAAGATATTGAGTTTGAGAATAATTAA
- a CDS encoding ATP-binding protein, protein MKKQNVLNLIKYHVERNENAFRNESISIARYFDSIGDYQLAEYIMSLIAESNLYTPQASDFESEFLKQLDIRGMAPLNLPIDISDDIKGIINAVNHNIGINKFLFEGLPGSGKTEAAKHVARLLDRTLYYVDFDNLIDSKLGQTNKNIISVFSEINMIPHSNKVVVLFDEIDVIALDRINRNDVREMGRVTSTILRELDRLTDLNKEIVIIATTNLYTNFDKALTRRFDAVINFNRYSKEDLIEVAEYYFSSFIKNFKGISKDTRLFKKILEISDKLPYPGELINIIKTSLAFGDTNLEHDYLRRLYNNLVGNLDQTDLEQLHIQGFTVREIEKLKGESKSTVSRKLNKVENADE, encoded by the coding sequence ATGAAAAAGCAAAATGTTTTAAACTTGATAAAATACCATGTTGAAAGAAATGAAAATGCGTTTAGAAACGAATCCATAAGCATAGCAAGATATTTTGACAGTATTGGTGACTATCAGTTAGCTGAATACATTATGAGCCTGATTGCAGAGTCAAATTTGTATACTCCGCAAGCTAGTGATTTTGAAAGTGAATTTTTAAAGCAACTGGATATCAGGGGAATGGCTCCGCTAAATTTACCTATAGATATATCTGATGATATAAAAGGTATTATTAATGCGGTCAACCACAATATAGGGATAAATAAATTTTTATTCGAAGGCTTGCCAGGTAGTGGGAAAACCGAGGCAGCCAAACATGTAGCTCGGTTACTTGATAGAACACTATATTATGTTGACTTTGATAACCTAATTGATAGTAAGTTAGGTCAAACCAATAAGAATATTATAAGCGTGTTTTCAGAAATAAATATGATTCCACATTCAAATAAAGTTGTTGTTTTATTTGATGAAATAGACGTGATTGCATTGGATAGGATTAATCGTAATGATGTACGAGAAATGGGCCGAGTTACTTCGACGATTTTAAGAGAACTCGATAGGTTAACTGATTTAAATAAAGAAATTGTAATTATTGCAACAACAAATTTATATACAAATTTTGATAAAGCGCTAACAAGGCGTTTTGATGCAGTGATTAATTTTAACCGATATAGCAAAGAAGACTTGATTGAAGTTGCTGAGTATTACTTCTCGTCTTTTATTAAGAATTTTAAAGGTATTTCAAAGGATACAAGGTTATTTAAAAAGATATTGGAAATATCCGACAAACTGCCTTATCCTGGAGAATTAATAAATATCATAAAAACATCTTTGGCATTCGGTGATACCAATCTCGAGCATGATTATTTAAGAAGGCTTTATAATAATTTAGTTGGTAATCTTGACCAAACTGACCTTGAACAACTTCATATACAAGGTTTTACAGTAAGAGAAATAGAAAAACTTAAGGGTGAATCCAAAAGCACCGTTTCTAGGAAGTTAAATAAGGTGGAAAACGCTGATGAATAA
- a CDS encoding recombinase family protein produces MKKIRFIPAKGLNKNTGNLKVAAYCRVSTEMESQQSSIDLQIRYYTDLIQKNPEWDFAGVFYDYESGLRKEKRNGLDEMLQKAYRGEIDYIITKSISRLSRNVLDMLTIIRSLKAKGINVYFEKENLNSIEDEKEIDIVFNGVMAQEESHNLSENVQWGYRRKFEKGDDFAGKIPMGYRRDNDEWVVLPEEADIIRKIYQLYLEGATLQQIKEYLEGHQIKTATGKEAWATAVVQKILKNEKYKGDSLLQKTYTEDFITGRKSKNVGQRDQFYIENSHPGIISSEVFDKVQEEMARRARLIHEVDGTVKSSITKYNGKYLLGNLLVCDNCGASYRRRIERGKVVWRCATRIEKGKDTCPHSPTLDEGWVVDTLSEAVCQDRAYDESIIRNEVDRIQVYDAYILINRTDGLSQEKSLLK; encoded by the coding sequence GTGAAAAAGATTAGGTTTATTCCGGCAAAAGGTTTAAATAAGAATACAGGAAACTTAAAAGTAGCAGCATATTGCAGAGTCAGCACCGAAATGGAAAGCCAGCAGAGCAGTATTGATCTTCAAATTAGGTATTACACTGATTTGATTCAAAAGAATCCCGAATGGGACTTTGCAGGTGTGTTTTATGATTACGAAAGTGGACTTAGAAAAGAGAAGCGTAATGGCTTGGACGAAATGCTTCAGAAGGCATATCGTGGTGAAATTGATTATATCATTACCAAGTCCATTAGCAGATTGTCCAGAAATGTATTAGATATGCTGACGATTATCCGGAGCTTGAAAGCAAAAGGCATTAATGTTTATTTTGAGAAAGAAAACTTGAATTCTATTGAAGACGAAAAAGAAATTGATATTGTTTTTAATGGGGTTATGGCACAGGAAGAAAGTCATAATTTGAGTGAAAATGTTCAGTGGGGGTATCGACGTAAATTTGAAAAAGGAGATGATTTTGCCGGCAAAATCCCCATGGGTTATAGGCGTGACAATGATGAGTGGGTAGTTCTGCCGGAAGAGGCCGATATCATAAGGAAAATCTATCAATTGTATTTAGAGGGAGCTACCTTACAGCAAATAAAAGAGTACCTGGAAGGACATCAGATTAAAACCGCTACAGGGAAAGAAGCATGGGCAACAGCAGTTGTTCAAAAGATTCTGAAGAACGAGAAATACAAGGGTGATTCTTTGCTGCAAAAAACATACACAGAAGATTTTATAACAGGCAGAAAAAGTAAAAATGTGGGGCAAAGAGATCAGTTTTATATAGAGAACAGCCATCCTGGCATTATTTCTTCTGAAGTTTTCGATAAGGTTCAGGAGGAAATGGCCAGACGCGCAAGATTAATTCATGAAGTGGATGGCACAGTAAAATCCAGCATTACCAAGTATAACGGCAAATATCTTCTGGGGAATTTGCTGGTATGCGACAATTGCGGTGCATCTTATCGAAGAAGAATAGAACGTGGCAAGGTTGTTTGGCGCTGTGCGACAAGGATTGAGAAAGGCAAAGACACCTGCCCTCACTCACCTACTCTGGATGAAGGTTGGGTAGTTGATACCCTGAGTGAGGCTGTCTGCCAGGACAGAGCTTATGATGAAAGCATAATCAGGAATGAAGTTGATAGGATCCAGGTTTATGATGCCTACATCCTGATTAACCGCACAGATGGATTGTCACAGGAGAAAAGTCTTCTGAAATGA
- the rlmD gene encoding 23S rRNA (uracil(1939)-C(5))-methyltransferase RlmD, whose translation MVNKNDRHKGTYYTVAREERIGAKNLDIEIVRLASDGSGVGYTDGITTFVPGMLPGEKGRIQLTEQKKSYRRAQIVKIEQMSEERVEPPCTVYPVCGGCNLQHVEYQTTLIWKQRWVEDALRRIGGFTDIQVEPVLGMDDPWRYRNKAVLHRDLKGRFGYYCEKSKDVTVFDDCLLLSQETNNRIKRMQQVIGECCEGIKTATFRESNRGKGLLVFDGNTENTKELDRLISKLKEQAGFSPQSCSITIPRRNNVFEGSGAQYLNEHLNDLRFKVSPRSFVQVNPAQTAVLYGLVLDWAGLTGEDEVWDLYCGIGTMTLMLARKAKKVLGIEENPYAIADAKDNAEDNNITNVRFVEGKVEKKMAALSGTPSVVVCDPPRAGMEPEALEGLLEISPERIIYVSCNPATLARDLKVLCRNTYRIERVQPVDMFPWSHHSEVVVLLQR comes from the coding sequence ATGGTTAATAAAAATGACCGACATAAGGGTACTTATTATACCGTCGCCAGAGAAGAGCGCATCGGCGCGAAAAACCTGGATATAGAAATCGTCCGTTTGGCTTCCGATGGATCCGGTGTCGGCTATACAGACGGAATCACCACCTTTGTCCCGGGGATGCTTCCGGGAGAAAAAGGCAGAATACAGCTGACGGAACAGAAGAAATCTTACCGGAGAGCACAGATTGTTAAAATTGAACAAATGTCTGAAGAAAGAGTAGAGCCGCCCTGTACAGTTTATCCCGTCTGCGGCGGCTGCAATCTTCAGCATGTTGAGTACCAGACTACGCTCATTTGGAAGCAAAGGTGGGTTGAAGATGCCCTGCGGAGAATTGGCGGATTCACCGATATTCAGGTCGAACCGGTTCTGGGCATGGACGATCCCTGGCGCTACCGTAACAAAGCAGTTTTGCACCGTGATCTGAAAGGCCGGTTTGGCTATTATTGTGAAAAGTCTAAAGATGTAACAGTTTTTGACGATTGTCTGCTGCTGAGTCAGGAGACCAACAATAGAATAAAAAGAATGCAGCAGGTGATCGGAGAATGCTGCGAGGGAATCAAGACGGCCACGTTCCGGGAAAGCAACCGCGGCAAGGGACTGCTTGTCTTTGACGGCAATACGGAAAACACGAAAGAACTGGATCGATTGATCAGTAAACTGAAAGAACAAGCTGGATTTTCTCCTCAAAGCTGTTCGATTACGATTCCCCGGAGGAATAACGTGTTTGAGGGGAGCGGGGCCCAGTATCTGAATGAACATTTAAACGATCTACGCTTCAAAGTCTCCCCGCGTTCTTTCGTTCAGGTCAATCCGGCGCAAACGGCGGTGCTGTATGGACTGGTACTGGATTGGGCCGGACTCACGGGAGAAGATGAGGTTTGGGACCTCTACTGCGGTATCGGTACGATGACCCTGATGCTGGCCCGGAAAGCCAAAAAGGTATTGGGCATCGAGGAAAATCCGTATGCGATCGCTGATGCTAAAGACAATGCCGAGGACAATAACATCACCAATGTCCGCTTTGTAGAAGGGAAAGTCGAGAAGAAGATGGCGGCACTTTCCGGAACCCCGAGCGTCGTAGTGTGCGACCCGCCCCGGGCTGGCATGGAGCCGGAAGCCCTTGAAGGACTGCTTGAGATCAGTCCGGAAAGAATCATCTATGTGTCCTGCAATCCTGCCACCCTGGCCAGGGATTTAAAGGTGCTTTGCCGGAATACTTATCGAATCGAGCGCGTACAACCAGTGGATATGTTCCCGTGGAGTCATCATTCAGAGGTTGTAGTCCTGTTGCAACGTTAA